The Pukyongia salina genome segment GGTAATTGGCCGTGTGGCCAGAAAAATATGGTCTAAGGCTCTAAAGCATAAATACGGTGCCAACCCAAGGGCACAGATGCTGAAGTATCATATTCAGACCTCGGGAAGATCGTTGCATGCCCAGGAGATAGATTTCAACGATATTAGAACCACCTTACAGGCCTTGTACGCCATTTACGATAATTGTAATTCTCTACATACTAATGCCTACGATGAGGCTATTACTACCCCAACAGAGGAAAGCGTGCGCAGGGCGATGGCCATTCAGTTGATCATCAACAAGGAATTGGGGCTGGCCAAGAATGAAAATCCTATCCAGGGATCGTTTATCATCGAGGAGTTAACAGAGCTGGTAGAGGAGGCTGTGCTGGAGGAATTCGACCGGATCACAGAACGCGGGGGAGTTCTAGGTGCAATGGAAACCATGTATCAGCGCAGTAAGATCCAGGAGGAGAGTTTGTATTATGAAACCCTCAAGCATACCGGAGAGTTTCCAATTATTGGAGTAAACACTTTTTTAAGTAGTAAAGGTTCCCCAACCATCCTACCCGCGGAAGTGATAAGAGCGACCGAGGAAGAAAAACAGCAGCAGATCGATACGCTTAAAAACCTCCATAAAACCTATGAAGACAAATCTGTAGAGGTGATCAGGGAGGTCCAGCACGCGGCAATTCAGAATGAAAATCTCTTTGAGAAGTTAATGGAAGCCACGAAGTATTGTTCGTTGGGACAGATCACCAATTCACTATTCAAGGTTGGCGGACAATACCGCAGAAACATGTAAGCAGCGAACCACTTTTTCGGAACGAAAAAGTGTGTGAGTCGCTTATCCTGTGTTCAACACAGGATCTCTTCATTCCCAAGTCTAAATGTATAAACCACTTTTTCGGAACGAAAAAGTGTGTGAGTCGCTTATCCTGTGCTCAACACAGGATCTCTTTCTTCCAGAGTCTAAACATGTAAACCACTTTTTCGGAATGAAAAAGTGTGTGAGTCGTAATTCGATCTTTATAAAGTAAGCATCCAGTTGCGCTGCAACTTTCTAAACTTCTTGATCTCACCTCTTAGGATAGGTAGAAAATCCTTCCCGTTAGTATTGGCAAGTTCCAGGCGTTCACAGTTTTTATAAAGCCTGTTTACCAAACTCGTAACCGAAGCTGCGTATTTGTGCTTTTCTTCGGCGTAGGTCTGACTTTCAGCCTTTAGAATTTCAGGGGCAAGCGAAATAGATTGCTGTACGATATCACCCCCGAAATAGATCGATGGATCTTCCTTGCCATCCTCCCGTAACACGGCTAGATCGTCTGTGATATAAGACGAAATATGACGGGATAGGGTAAAGATCTCCTGCGCCTTTTTATAGATAGGCGAATGCGGTAGTTTATTTGGAAAACTCGGTATCATCTTTGGAGCAAGCAATTTTTTTAAAGTCACTCAAATTTACTACTAACTAAATCGATTTTAATATAGAATTTAAATTAAAAATGTATATTTACTTTAAGAATTAAAAATTTACAAGAAAATACTTTAAAATGAACATAGATGTGCTAAACCGTAAAATTCTAAAATGTTTGCAGGAAAACGCGCGTCTTTCTAATGCCGAGATTGGTAGGCGGGTTGGTATTAGTTCCCCCGCAGTTGCAGAGCGAATACGGAAGATGGAAGACTCAGGTCTTATCCATGGATATAAGACGGTGGTATCTCCGTTCGAAGCCGGCTACCAATTAAAGGCCATCGTTACTTTACGTGCCTTTATGGGGAAACTAAAACCCTTTCTCGAAAAAGTAAAGGAATATGACGAAGTGCTAAACTGTTACCGTATAACAGGGAACGAGAACATCATCATGGAAGTGGTGCTAAAAAACCAATTTCACCTCGAAAAATTTATCGATCAGCTCATCGTGTACGGGGAGTCGAAAACCCAGATCGTGCTCTCCCATACCATCGCTAACAACGAGATTAAACCGGTATAATTAATCTTTAGGAGATTCGATCACCAAATGAGGAACCGCGTTCAGATTCCAGTCTATCACCAGTCCTTGCGCCAGAGACTGCGCAATTTCTTTTCCGTATAGAAATTCACACAGATATAAGGCGGCTTCGAAACTCTTTGCACCTCCGGCAGATGTTATGTATTTGCCGTCATGAACAAAAAGGACTTCCTTTCTAATATCCAGTACGGGAAACATCTCTCGCATCTTATCTATATCACTGGGAAAAGTGGTAGACACAATCCCGTCTAGCAATCCGGCTTTGGCCAGAACAAAGGCACCGTCACAATGGGAGGTAACAAACCGGGCCCGGGCGTCTGCCTTTCGTACAAAATCCAGCATAGCCTCATCTTCCAGGTCGGTGTCTAAATGGTGTTCGGCACTGGGAACCACCAGGATATCGATGGGCGGGAGGGAATCGGTTATATAATTTAGATCTGGAAGGATGCGCATCCCTTCAAAACTGGTGATCGCCTCATTGGTATTGGCAACTGTAAATACGTTCATTGCCTTTATTCCTTCTCTAAAGATGGTGTGTTGAAATATATCGTAGGGCGCGGTGAGTTCGGTATTGTAGACTCCGTCCATGATTAGGAAGGCAACATTGTATCTGCTCGTATCGAGTTTGGGGAATTGTTTTTTTGCTTCGGAAGTATCTTTACCTTCTTTTTTTATTTCCGAAGAAGAATTACCACAACTTAAAATTCCGAAGAAAATACAAACTAACAAAAACGACCTCATAATTATATTTAATAAGAAGTAAAGTTAGGCGATTTTTTCAAGTATCGATACAGGAATAGTGCCATCACGGCAACCCCGATGAGTACATAGAACATAACATACCAGGTGCTATCATAACCGAAAGAATTAACTAGATTCATTCCGCTGTTGTGACCTATGATGTGCGATAGCGAAAAACTCATGCTGTACACACCCATATAGCTTCCTTTGCGTCCTTTGGGCGCCATAGATAGTGCCAGGGCATTCGAAAACGGAGAACCGATCATTTCCCCCAGGGTCATAAGAAGCATCCCAATAATTAGGACGCCAGTCCAGCTGCTTAGATTTAGCACAAGAAAACTCAACGCCAGAAATACGATACCCCAGAAAGTAGCCATTGTTCTTGAGATCTGGATGCGTTCCAGCCAGCCCACCAAAGGCATTTCAACAAGTACGATCACCGCTCCGTTGATAAACAACAAAGCGCCAATGAGATCTTCGGAAAGGAAATGAACTTCCTTATAGTATAATGGCATCACCGAAAAGTACTGGATGAACATGATACCGTTTGCCACCATGATCACAAAAAACAGCATATAGGCAAAGTTTTGGTAAGGCGGAACTCCTTCTTTTATAACTATTTCTTTGGGTTCATCCTTACTAACCTTTTTTGGTTTTAGCACGAAATAAAGTAAACCGGCCGCGATCATACATGTTAAACCATCAATCCAGAATAACGAGTTGTAATTGATCCGGGCAATGATCAATCCACCCAGCACCGGGCCTATGGAAAATCCTAAATTGATCGCCAGCCGGATAAGCGCAATACTACGTGTCACATTTTCGGGTTTACTGTAAGCATCACAGGCAACAAAAATTGCCGGTCGGTACGAATCGGCAAGGAAGATCACCACAAATATCCCCAGACAGACACTGTAAAAAGTATCCAGGAATTGGATGCCAATAAAACCTAGGCCTCCAAGGAAAAGGCTCAAAACAATAACACGGTAAAAACCAATATTATCTGTTAACCTACCACCAACATAAGTACCAGCAAGCTAACCGAGACCGTAGGCGGACATGATCCAGCCAACCTGCGGCAGGCTAAACCCTTTATCGCTTACCAGATAAAGTGAAAGAAAGGGGATCACCATGGCACCTGCTCGGTTTATAAAGGTTACCAACGAGAGTAACCAGATCTCGCGGGAAAGTCCTGTGAAGTTCCTGATATATGTGGAAAATAGTTTCTTCATTATTGGTTGGTTATATAAAATTAAAACGTCCCGGCAGCTACCGGGACGTTTTACAATCGAATTATTCTATGTGTTTATAAATCAATGCATACATCGCCGGAAGTCTGTTGATGTGACTTTCTGGTTGGTGGTTTG includes the following:
- a CDS encoding Lrp/AsnC family transcriptional regulator, whose amino-acid sequence is MNIDVLNRKILKCLQENARLSNAEIGRRVGISSPAVAERIRKMEDSGLIHGYKTVVSPFEAGYQLKAIVTLRAFMGKLKPFLEKVKEYDEVLNCYRITGNENIIMEVVLKNQFHLEKFIDQLIVYGESKTQIVLSHTIANNEIKPV
- a CDS encoding DJ-1/PfpI family protein, which produces MRSFLLVCIFFGILSCGNSSSEIKKEGKDTSEAKKQFPKLDTSRYNVAFLIMDGVYNTELTAPYDIFQHTIFREGIKAMNVFTVANTNEAITSFEGMRILPDLNYITDSLPPIDILVVPSAEHHLDTDLEDEAMLDFVRKADARARFVTSHCDGAFVLAKAGLLDGIVSTTFPSDIDKMREMFPVLDIRKEVLFVHDGKYITSAGGAKSFEAALYLCEFLYGKEIAQSLAQGLVIDWNLNAVPHLVIESPKD
- a CDS encoding MFS transporter, translated to MSLFLGGLGFIGIQFLDTFYSVCLGIFVVIFLADSYRPAIFVACDAYSKPENVTRSIALIRLAINLGFSIGPVLGGLIIARINYNSLFWIDGLTCMIAAGLLYFVLKPKKVSKDEPKEIVIKEGVPPYQNFAYMLFFVIMVANGIMFIQYFSVMPLYYKEVHFLSEDLIGALLFINGAVIVLVEMPLVGWLERIQISRTMATFWGIVFLALSFLVLNLSSWTGVLIIGMLLMTLGEMIGSPFSNALALSMAPKGRKGSYMGVYSMSFSLSHIIGHNSGMNLVNSFGYDSTWYVMFYVLIGVAVMALFLYRYLKKSPNFTSY